One region of Natronobacterium texcoconense genomic DNA includes:
- a CDS encoding response regulator, which yields MKSPETKLSRSSFHTILLVEDNPGDARLVEEALSDPVRADTLHTVHTGSEALDFVDQRDEYADAPAPDLVLLDWHLPGKGGKGILTELNDDPNHDHIPVIVLTGSQSDREVREAYELNANACLSKNSSPDEFEETLRAFEDFWLSAARLPCDGEES from the coding sequence ATGAAATCGCCGGAAACGAAACTATCTCGATCCTCTTTCCACACAATCCTCCTCGTAGAAGACAATCCGGGCGACGCACGTCTCGTCGAAGAAGCCCTCAGCGATCCGGTTCGCGCCGACACTCTCCACACCGTCCATACAGGGAGCGAAGCACTGGACTTCGTCGATCAGCGTGACGAGTACGCGGACGCACCTGCTCCAGATCTCGTTCTTCTCGACTGGCACCTCCCCGGAAAAGGGGGGAAAGGGATCCTGACGGAATTGAACGACGATCCGAACCACGATCACATTCCAGTGATCGTTCTGACCGGCTCTCAGTCCGACCGGGAAGTACGCGAGGCCTACGAACTGAACGCGAACGCCTGTCTCTCCAAGAACTCGAGTCCAGACGAGTTCGAAGAGACGCTCCGTGCGTTCGAGGACTTCTGGTTGTCCGCTGCACGGCTCCCATGTGACGGCGAGGAATCGTAA
- a CDS encoding glutamate-5-semialdehyde dehydrogenase: protein MTEPTIETKVDEAQTAALELATLSDDRRRAGLEAIADAIDERHDEILEANEEDVTEAEEMLEAGEYSQALVDRLKLSPSKLEDISEMVRSVAAQEDPLEKTLEARRLDEGLELYKVAVPIGVVGTVFESRPDALVQIAALGLRSGNAVILKGGSEASNSNRVLYEIIREATADLPDGWAQLIEAREDVTAMLEMDDSIDLLMPRGSSEFVSYIQDNTSIPVLGHTEGVCHVFVDSEADLEMAEDIAFDAKVQYPAVCNAVETLLVHEDVAADFLSGMVSRYEDADVELRGDEATREVVDVGEATDDDWETEYGDLELSIKVVDSLADAIEHITEYGSKHTESIVTEDSDRAAQFMRRLDASSVFHNASTRFADGYRFGLGAEVGISTGKIHARGPVGLEGLTTYKYHLEGDGQLVATYAGEDAKPYLHEEFDAEWTPGRLSRE, encoded by the coding sequence ATGACTGAACCGACGATCGAAACCAAGGTCGACGAGGCACAGACCGCGGCCCTCGAACTCGCGACGCTGTCCGACGACCGACGGCGGGCGGGCCTCGAGGCGATCGCCGACGCGATCGACGAGCGCCACGACGAGATCCTCGAGGCGAACGAAGAAGACGTCACCGAGGCCGAAGAGATGCTCGAGGCAGGTGAGTACAGCCAGGCGCTGGTCGACCGGCTGAAACTCTCCCCCTCGAAACTCGAGGACATATCGGAGATGGTCCGCAGCGTCGCCGCCCAGGAGGATCCGCTCGAGAAGACCCTGGAGGCGCGACGGCTCGACGAGGGACTGGAACTGTACAAGGTCGCCGTCCCCATCGGCGTCGTCGGAACGGTCTTCGAGTCCCGGCCGGACGCGCTGGTCCAGATCGCCGCGCTCGGACTCCGGTCCGGCAACGCCGTCATCCTGAAGGGTGGCAGCGAAGCCAGTAACTCCAACCGGGTACTGTACGAGATCATCCGCGAGGCGACCGCCGACCTGCCGGATGGGTGGGCTCAACTGATCGAGGCCCGCGAGGACGTCACCGCGATGCTCGAGATGGACGACTCGATCGACCTGCTGATGCCCCGCGGCAGTTCCGAGTTCGTCTCCTACATCCAGGACAACACGAGCATCCCCGTGCTCGGCCACACCGAGGGCGTCTGTCACGTCTTCGTCGACAGCGAGGCCGACCTCGAGATGGCCGAGGACATCGCCTTCGACGCGAAGGTCCAGTATCCCGCCGTATGCAACGCCGTCGAGACGCTGCTGGTTCACGAAGACGTCGCCGCGGATTTCCTCTCCGGCATGGTCTCTCGCTACGAGGACGCCGACGTCGAACTACGCGGCGACGAGGCCACCCGCGAGGTCGTCGACGTAGGCGAAGCAACCGACGACGACTGGGAAACCGAGTACGGCGACCTCGAACTCTCGATCAAGGTCGTCGACTCGCTGGCCGACGCGATCGAGCACATCACCGAGTACGGCTCCAAACACACGGAGTCGATCGTCACCGAGGATTCCGACCGAGCTGCGCAGTTCATGCGTCGCCTCGACGCCTCGAGCGTCTTCCACAACGCCTCGACGCGCTTCGCCGACGGCTACCGGTTCGGCCTCGGCGCGGAGGTCGGCATCTCCACCGGAAAGATCCACGCCCGCGGCCCCGTCGGTCTCGAGGGGCTGACGACGTACAAGTACCACCTCGAGGGCGACGGGCAACTCGTCGCGACCTACGCCGGCGAGGACGCGAAGCCGTACCTCCACGAGGAGTTCGACGCGGAGTGGACGCCGGGGCGGCTGTCTCGAGAGTAA
- a CDS encoding helix-turn-helix domain-containing protein — MATEATFTVPSEEFPLGTVFEKLPEVTVTLERIIPAQDVVVPYFWVRGTLVDDIEGAFTNHPGVEDIRLVDSVEDEYLLRVEWAVEYSGVLSTLVETEIPLIRAVGTTQQWSFEIRGDDRSDISEFQRRCRDLDIPITLTKLQALTPLETDSEASLTDTQQDTLVLAYNRGYFETPREVTMEELGDELDISQQAVASRLRRGIKNVLGSTLSETEVPGR, encoded by the coding sequence ATGGCTACGGAAGCGACGTTTACGGTTCCGTCGGAGGAGTTCCCGTTAGGAACCGTGTTCGAGAAATTACCGGAGGTGACGGTTACACTGGAGCGGATTATTCCTGCACAGGACGTGGTCGTTCCCTACTTCTGGGTACGGGGAACCCTCGTCGACGATATCGAGGGGGCGTTTACCAACCATCCTGGAGTGGAAGACATTCGTCTCGTCGATTCCGTCGAGGACGAGTACCTCCTGCGGGTCGAGTGGGCAGTTGAATACTCCGGTGTGTTGAGCACACTGGTGGAGACGGAGATTCCGCTTATCAGAGCCGTCGGCACGACACAGCAGTGGTCGTTCGAGATACGCGGCGACGATAGAAGCGATATCTCCGAGTTCCAGCGGCGCTGTCGAGACCTAGACATTCCGATCACACTGACGAAGTTACAGGCGCTTACACCGCTCGAGACGGACTCGGAGGCATCACTGACCGATACCCAGCAGGACACGCTGGTACTCGCCTACAATCGGGGCTACTTCGAGACCCCACGTGAAGTGACGATGGAAGAACTCGGCGACGAACTCGACATCTCACAGCAGGCCGTCGCTTCCAGGCTCCGGCGGGGGATCAAAAACGTCCTCGGAAGTACACTGTCCGAAACGGAGGTCCCAGGCCGATAG
- the proB gene encoding glutamate 5-kinase — MSDAMGAETVEAAREQAATAERVVVKAGTNSLTDDSSNLDDEKLDKLVDDVADLRKRGKDVILVSSGAVGAGKGRVGYTGETVEESQALSTVGQSHLMRRYTESFERYDTKVAQILLSQQDLENTDRFTNFRNTIETLLEWDIVPIINENDAVATEEIRIGDNDMLSSSLAVGVDVDLLVTLTDVGGVYTGNPKEDDDAERIEAVGDNYDEVLEIIDGSSTETFGGIQTKVQGAREVSEHGKPAIIARSTEPNVLEKIATGKPVGTVFVPINGVTDD, encoded by the coding sequence ATGAGTGACGCGATGGGGGCCGAGACGGTCGAAGCGGCGCGGGAGCAGGCAGCCACAGCCGAACGCGTCGTCGTCAAGGCTGGAACCAACTCGCTGACCGACGACTCCTCGAATCTCGACGACGAGAAACTCGACAAACTCGTCGACGACGTCGCTGACCTCCGGAAACGAGGCAAGGACGTGATCCTCGTCTCTTCGGGCGCGGTCGGTGCCGGCAAGGGGCGAGTCGGCTACACCGGCGAAACCGTCGAGGAGTCACAGGCGCTGTCGACCGTCGGGCAGAGCCACCTCATGCGCCGGTACACCGAGAGCTTCGAGCGCTACGACACGAAGGTCGCCCAGATCCTGCTGAGCCAGCAGGACCTCGAGAACACCGACCGGTTCACCAACTTCCGGAACACGATCGAGACGCTGCTCGAGTGGGACATCGTCCCGATCATCAACGAGAACGACGCGGTCGCGACCGAAGAGATCCGGATCGGCGACAACGACATGCTCTCGTCGTCGCTTGCGGTCGGCGTCGACGTCGACCTGCTGGTGACGCTCACCGACGTCGGCGGCGTCTACACGGGAAATCCGAAGGAGGACGACGACGCCGAACGCATCGAGGCCGTCGGCGACAACTACGACGAGGTCCTGGAGATCATCGACGGCAGCTCGACCGAGACGTTCGGCGGCATCCAGACGAAGGTTCAGGGCGCACGCGAGGTCAGCGAACACGGGAAGCCGGCGATCATCGCCCGCTCGACCGAGCCGAACGTCCTCGAAAAAATCGCTACTGGCAAGCCCGTGGGGACGGTATTCGTTCCCATAAACGGTGTCACCGATGACTGA